The following are encoded together in the Deinococcus soli (ex Cha et al. 2016) genome:
- a CDS encoding O-acetylhomoserine aminocarboxypropyltransferase/cysteine synthase family protein: MAHKFETLQVHAGQKPDPTTGAQQTPIYPTNSYVFQSPEHAADLFGLRQFGNIYSRIMNPTNAVFEERVAALEGGVGALAVASGHAAQFLAITNVAQAGDNIVSSPNLYGGTVNQFRVTLRRLGIEVRFTSRDERPEEFAALIDDRTRAVYLETIGNPALNIPDFEAIAAAAHAQGVAVIVDNTFGAGGYYCQPLRHGADVVLHSASKWIGGHGNGIGGVIVDGGNFDWGNGRYPLMTEPSPSYHGLNFWETFGTGNSLGLPNVAFIIRARTEGLRDLGPTLAPQQAWQFLQGLETLSLRAERHAHNALTLASWLAVHPDVARVTYPSLSNHPHYDRAQHYLPRGGGAVLTFELRGGRAAGEAFIRSVALAQHVANVGDTRTLVIHPASTTHSQLEEAAQRAAGVTPGLVRVSVGIEHIDDIREDFAQALAAALVEAGETVGEDA; this comes from the coding sequence ATGGCGCACAAATTCGAGACGTTGCAGGTTCACGCCGGGCAGAAGCCCGACCCCACCACGGGCGCGCAGCAGACCCCCATCTACCCCACGAACAGTTACGTGTTCCAGTCGCCGGAGCACGCCGCGGACCTGTTCGGCCTGCGGCAGTTCGGGAACATCTACAGCCGGATCATGAACCCCACGAACGCCGTGTTCGAGGAGCGCGTTGCGGCGCTGGAGGGGGGCGTGGGTGCGCTGGCGGTCGCCAGTGGGCACGCCGCGCAGTTCCTGGCGATCACGAACGTCGCGCAGGCGGGGGACAACATCGTGTCCAGCCCGAACCTGTACGGCGGGACCGTGAACCAGTTCCGCGTGACCCTCAGGCGCCTGGGCATCGAGGTGCGCTTCACCAGCCGCGACGAGCGGCCCGAGGAGTTCGCCGCGCTGATCGACGACCGCACGCGCGCCGTGTACCTGGAGACCATCGGGAACCCCGCGCTGAACATCCCGGACTTCGAGGCGATCGCGGCCGCCGCGCACGCGCAGGGCGTCGCGGTGATCGTGGACAACACCTTCGGCGCCGGTGGGTACTACTGCCAGCCCCTCAGGCACGGCGCGGACGTGGTGCTGCACTCGGCGAGCAAGTGGATCGGCGGGCACGGGAACGGCATCGGCGGCGTGATCGTGGACGGCGGGAACTTCGACTGGGGCAACGGCCGGTACCCTTTGATGACGGAGCCGAGCCCCAGCTACCATGGCCTGAACTTCTGGGAGACGTTCGGCACGGGCAACTCGCTGGGCCTGCCGAACGTGGCGTTCATCATCCGCGCCCGCACCGAGGGCCTGCGCGACCTGGGCCCCACGCTGGCGCCGCAGCAGGCGTGGCAGTTCCTGCAGGGCCTGGAAACCCTGAGCCTGCGCGCCGAACGGCACGCGCACAACGCCCTGACGCTGGCGTCCTGGCTGGCCGTGCACCCGGACGTGGCCCGCGTCACCTACCCCAGCCTGAGTAACCACCCGCATTATGACCGCGCGCAGCACTACCTGCCGCGCGGTGGAGGCGCGGTGCTGACCTTCGAACTGCGCGGTGGGCGCGCGGCGGGCGAGGCGTTCATCCGCTCGGTCGCGCTGGCGCAGCACGTGGCGAACGTGGGCGACACCCGCACGCTGGTCATTCACCCGGCCAGCACCACGCACAGCCAGCTGGAGGAGGCCGCGCAGCGCGCCGCCGGGGTCACGCCCGGACTGGTGCGCGTGTCGGTGGGCATCGAGCACATCGACGACATCCGCGAGGACTTCGCGCAGGCGCTGGCTGCCGCGCTGGTCGAGGCGGGCGAAACGGTGGGAGAGGACGCGTGA